TGAAAAGCCTGCGACAGCCATCGCCACTCTCGTCACGTCCTCCTGGTACACCATAATGCCGTGCGTGTCAGCCAGTACCTGTTCAAATTCTTGATGAACCGGCTGATGGGGCTCGCCGTGGGCGCGGAGGACAAAGTCTCGATTGTAGGGATTTCCTGCGGGACGAACGAGGGAGGAGACCATGACCAAATATTCAAAAATCTCCAACTCTGATGGCTGCTTTTCCGACAGTGTTGTCCATAGTTTTTTCAGCAAGAGCCGTGTGGCCGGTGACTCGACGTAAAAGCAGCCGATCGTGTCACTGTCACGGATCAGTGCCTGTGTTCGCGAATCGGAGACGGGATCCCATGTGTCTTCGTTCAGAGGGCATCCGGTGTGCCGTGTCACTGCGTCAAGCGTATCCCGAATCACCGCAAGCGAACGGTTGCCCAAGATGTCGAGTTTGACCAATCCGGCATCCTCGGCTTGATCCTTTTCCCATTGGATGATAGGGACGCCTTTGCTGGCGATTTGAATCGGGACATGCCGGTGAATCTCATCAGGGGCAATGATCACGCCTCCGCAATGCACGCCGAGGGTTCGTAGGCAGCCTTCGAGCTGAAGCGCGATAGAGATGATTGCTGGCCAGGGTTCCGTCATTCCCATGGTCTGACAGAGGCTTTCCGCCCAGGAAGCGAACGCTGGTTTCGTGGGAGGTTCATGAAATTCCACTTCACGCACGAGACGTGGGATGACGCGATTGAGTTCAACGGGAGGCAGCCCATAGACTCTGGCGACTTCACGAATGGCTGAACGGAAGCTCAACGTGTTGTGATTGGCCACCATCGCGGTCCGGCGCGTTCCATACTTGGTGAACACGTAATCCAAGATGCGATCCCGTTCGTCCCATGGAAAATCAATGTCGATGTCTGGCGGGTCCTGCCGCCCGGCATTCAAGAACCGTTCAAAAAACAAGTTATGTCGAATCGGGTCAACATGGGTAATCCCCAGGCAATAGGAGACGATCGACGCCGCCGCTGACCCGCGGCCGCAGGTACGTGGGGCCTGTTGAACGATATCCTGGACGATGAGGAACCATCTCGCAAAACCCTTCGACTGAATCACATCCAACTCCGTCTCGATCCGATCTTGGACTTTCTTTGAAATGTTTCCATATCGCCATCGTGCGCCTTCATAGGTTTTGGCTTGGAGTGTAGAGACGGTGTGCGGCTCGATCATGTCGCGAAAGGCTTGAGTGACGCTGTCCTTGAAATTCCACTCGGTATGACAGCGGTCCGCGATGCGTCGGGCATTGAGCAAGGCATGAGGAACATGCGTATAGTGCGGTTCCAGGACGGCCGTTGGAGTCAACCAATGGTGAGGGGAGCAAGCCGCGCCGGCCGGTAATCGTGAGAGCGTGGTCTTCAAGGCGATGGCTCGCAGAACGTGATGAAGATGAAATTGGTCAGGCCGTACAAACTGCACGCGATTCGTGGCGACGGGTGGAATGCCCGATCGTCGGCTGAACGCGACGGCTTGATGCATCATGGCTCCGGGGGTTAATTCAACGTAGACATTCTGTCGTTTCCGTTTTTTCCATGCTGTCAGGGCAGGAATTTCGTCGGATAACACGATAAGGTCATGGTGCGAGTGGCTGACGGCTTCGATCAAATCAAAGTCATCGTCACAATGGCGGGCCGAGAGTAATCGACACAGGTTCGTATACCCGGTCATCGATGTGGCAAGCAGGGTCGCGCGATGATGGTGATGAGTCAGCTCGGCTCCAAGTATGGGCTTGAGTCCTGTCCGTTTCGCCACCTCGATGAATCGAATGGCCCCATACAGCCCATTGGTGTCTGTTAAGGCGAGCGCATCGGCTCCATGGGCTTGGGTCTCAGCACACAGCTCTTCCACGGAAGAGACCCCGGACATCGGCGAATAGTTAGAATGAACGTGAAGGTGCACGAAGGGTGTCATGGGCATGTGTCCTTCCCCACCAAATGGCCTGAGCGCCGAAACGTTTTCGAATATGATCCAGAGCGAGCGTGAGACGTTGAGCCTTTTTGACGGGGAATGGCGTGGTGATTCGTTCTTCATGGAACAGCTCGCCTTGTTGAATGAACCCGGTCAATCGTTCGGCCCGTATGGTGAGTCGGCTCACGCGGACGCGGCGTACGAAATTTCGTGTACATAGTTTGGTCACGAGCGGCATTAACTCAGTTTCCCAGTAGGTTCCTGGCCTGACGGGGAGAGCCTTCATGATTTCCAAACCGTCACGATACTGGAATCCGACTACGATGACATGACATATCCGCTGTTGATCCCGTAACTGCTGGCAGACGCGTTCAAGGAGTTGATACAGAGCGCCTTGAAGTCGAGGAAGATCGATCTCATCAGGTTCTGGTTTGATCGTGGCTTCGATATGGGGTTGTTGAGGCGGGCATAAGACGGGGGAAGGGTCGGCACCGTGGGCCCAAGCATGAAGCGTGCCTGCAGGCCGTCCTAAGACCATTTCAAGGTGAGGGAGGTGAATGCTGGCGAGATCTTTGAGTGTCTGGATATTGAGATCAGCGAAGAGCGGCAACAGGGTTTTTGATTGCTGTGGGCCCAATGGCAAAGTTTGAAGAGGAAGGGGGGCTAAAAAGGCCTCTTCGGAACCCGGGCGGATGTCGCACAGTTGTGGTGGACAGACAACGGTTGAGGCGATGCGCGAGACGAGTTTGTTGCTGGCCAATCCCGCGACACCGATTAATCCTTGCTGCCGGGTGATTTCCCGCTCGATCTGCATGACGACATCGCAGGCCGACCCAAAGAGCCGCGTTGTGCCAGTGAGATCGAAAAAAACGTGTCCTGGTTGAATGGGTTCCCACACTGGGGAAAATTGTCTGATCGTATTCGTCAGTGCCTGATGAGCATGGTGGATGCGAACGGTTTGGGGAGGAAGGATGTGTAATGCCGGACATCGCTGTTTGGCCTGTGTGATGTGAAGTCCAGGCCAGACGCCCTCTTGCTGGGCTTCCTGAGAAGTTTCTGCAATGAGTGACCGGGGGGATTGTGACGCGGCGACCGCTATTGGCCGTGTTCGGAGTGAAGGAGCATCCAGTCGAGCGAGCGAGATGGATAATGCGGGAATCGAAAAACAGACAATCTGGCGATCCATTGTGCACAAATAGCTTTTTGCAGCGGAAAGAAAAATGGCGATCGGAAGGCCCTGAAATCTCCAAACCATCAATCTGAAATATAACCAATGGTTGCATTTTGGGTCTGTTTCTGTCAAGAATTGCCGGCGAACGTATCATCATGAAATTAGACTTGGTCGAGAATTAGGGAGAATTCGCTCTGGAATCCATGCGGGACGCACGACATAGGAGAAAAGGCGCATGTGCGCGTTTTCTTGCTGTTCAATCATTGATGAGTTTCAAAAGAGGCTCTTCCCATCCAAAGCACGTGTCTCGATTTTTCAGTTTCTGGAATGTTTCAGCACATGCGGAATCGTGTTGTGCGTATTCTTTAAGCACCTGTACGGTTTCTTCGATGAACCCTCCAACCGTGCCATTAGAATCATCGACCCCACCTTGGCACAGTTTACGATCGAGGCGTAAGAGCAGATCAACGAGTAACCCTGCTGTCTGCTCGCTCACGGGAAATTCGGAAACAATCTTTGCGAAACGATGACACCCCTCCTCAAGAGAATGTTGATAAGAAAACCAGAGACGAGATGGGCCGTGGTAGGGCTTGATATGGCGCATGGCAGCGGTCAAGGCTTTTTTCGTCGCCGTCAATTCTCCCTTATTTAAAGCGCCCAGCCGGCCACTGCACACAGCCTGATGTGTGAGGGTTTTTTCTTCATCATTCAAGGGCTCACCACCAGTGATGGCCCGAATGGCTACGGCCACCATGTGCTTGCAGAGCGTGTGACGCTGACCGAGATAACATTCGCAATGGCCAGAATCGTAACGGCGCGCCTCCACCGATACCCGATACGGTTTGGTGCCCCGCACCACAGCCGAGTACGAGCCGACCTGTTCCTCAAATTGCATGACCTTTCCGCGCTCATACAAATCTACTGCTTTCTCAAACGTTGGCCGGTCAGTGGCAAATTTGATTTTTTCTAAATCATACTTCGGAGGCATCATGGGACGTATTGTCAACAGAACAAGCGGCGTAGGCAAGGTGGAGGAAAGCTCCAAGCTTATGTATTCATATATTGACACATAGATGAATGACAAAATGCATTTATATGTATGAAGACGACCGTTGATCTTCCTCTATTATTTAGATGAGGTAAAAAAGCTTGCAGCCATTCATCGAACGATGGTGGAAGCGTTGGCGGAAGAAGGGTTGCGGCATGTCATGAGCGAACACCAAGGTTCTCGGGAATTTCGTCTCCGTAAGGCAAGGTTTACAGGCAAGGGCTCGCTATCAGATGTAGAGGCAGCGTTTTGGGAACCCATACGAGACCGTGCGTATGAAGGTCGTGGAGGGTGACTGCGGTTGGAACCTCCACGCGTGCAGTTATTGACAGAATCAAATGGCTATTGGCCAGTCTTGCGAGAACTAGCTCTTGAGGGGAAAATTCAAGGTTCGATCATGCATGATGCACGGATTGCAGCCCTTTGTCGTCAGCACGGTATTCAAGAACTATGGACCGCCGGAATTTTTCGATGTTTAGGATGCGTCTATAGACATAGCCTCAAGGACTTTTTCGCCCCGGCTAAAAAGGGGCGGGGTTGAGATATGCGGGGCAAGATATGTCTTATACGAAAAAATAGAAAGAATACCCCTTTTTCTTTCACTCCAATTTTTCTCTTGTTTTCTTCCGTAATCATACAAATGCAGTCTGACATCGAAATCCGACTCGACCCCATCATGAAAACACATTACAATCCAGAATTAGTGATTGGCTGAATCGATCTTTATTGTACGTGAAGGATATTGGGCTTGTACTTCAAGGTAATTGGAGCGATTCGTGAGATTGACCCCATTGCCGCTGGAGGGTGTATTAGAGACATTATGCGTCTCCGAAAGCAATTTGGCTCAAGCCGATGGAGAAAAAGGTCGTGCTACAGTTCGTCTTGAAAGCGGAAACCTTCGAAAGGCAGAATTGCACTGGTATGAAGCTCACGGCATTGGGAAGCGAAAAATGAAAATCAAGCGATTCTTGGATTAACAACCATGGCGAAAGCAAAACCCAAGCTCAAGTTTGTTCTTTGTATCGAAAACAAAGACTGTGAAGACCTGC
The genomic region above belongs to Nitrospirales bacterium and contains:
- a CDS encoding DNA polymerase III subunit alpha, yielding MTPFVHLHVHSNYSPMSGVSSVEELCAETQAHGADALALTDTNGLYGAIRFIEVAKRTGLKPILGAELTHHHHRATLLATSMTGYTNLCRLLSARHCDDDFDLIEAVSHSHHDLIVLSDEIPALTAWKKRKRQNVYVELTPGAMMHQAVAFSRRSGIPPVATNRVQFVRPDQFHLHHVLRAIALKTTLSRLPAGAACSPHHWLTPTAVLEPHYTHVPHALLNARRIADRCHTEWNFKDSVTQAFRDMIEPHTVSTLQAKTYEGARWRYGNISKKVQDRIETELDVIQSKGFARWFLIVQDIVQQAPRTCGRGSAAASIVSYCLGITHVDPIRHNLFFERFLNAGRQDPPDIDIDFPWDERDRILDYVFTKYGTRRTAMVANHNTLSFRSAIREVARVYGLPPVELNRVIPRLVREVEFHEPPTKPAFASWAESLCQTMGMTEPWPAIISIALQLEGCLRTLGVHCGGVIIAPDEIHRHVPIQIASKGVPIIQWEKDQAEDAGLVKLDILGNRSLAVIRDTLDAVTRHTGCPLNEDTWDPVSDSRTQALIRDSDTIGCFYVESPATRLLLKKLWTTLSEKQPSELEIFEYLVMVSSLVRPAGNPYNRDFVLRAHGEPHQPVHQEFEQVLADTHGIMVYQEDVTRVAMAVAGFSVEEADQLRKILSKKHKERQLHDYKAQFDRGARAHGASDQAVTTMWNMIMSFSGYSFCKPHSASYAQVSYQSAYLRAHYPAEFMAAVVSNQGGFYAPSVYLSEARRMGLAILPPDINTSHWKYTGTDKAIRMGLMQIRGLKAESIEQVLAERANHGPFRSFQDFLIRTKHGQAQIRLLIKAGCFDHIAGEVTRPGLLWRLHAYHEQQRFGHPLQDTPSCHASSALPIPPDYSPLQHLQHEIESFGFPLSQHPLALHAEAVRGLNAVSARDMKEHMGHAITMIGWMITEKSVRTKHQEPMEFITFEDLTGLYEATLFPKVYRRFGHLLTNHGPYILEGTVEEEFQTYSLIVKNVRTLTGDIPPRLAVTPAPHQSQTKRFSPEKI